In the genome of Coxiella burnetii, the window ATACCGAGTGGCTTGCCAAGCTCGCTGGCGTTCAACGAACCGTCATGCTTTTTGTAACAAATGAATTGAAAGTCGCTTTATATACCACTCATATACCCTTGGCTGATGTCCCTTCTTCATTAGCCCCTTCGACGCTAAAAGAATCCCTTCAAATTTTGCAAAAAGGATTACAAAAATATTTTTCCATCCCGAATCCCCGCATTATAATTTGTGGCTTAAACCCTCATGCCGGTGAAAATGGTTACTTGGGGAAAGAAGAAATTAACGTCATTGAGCCCGTCATTAAGGCACTAAACACCGAAGGTTTTTTATTAACCGGCCCCCTTCCTGCCGACACCGCTTTTACGCCCCGTCATAGTCATCACGCTGATGCTATTTTAGCGCTATACCACGACCAAGGTCTGCCCGTTGTTAAGGCACTCGGATTCGGCCAGGCCGTCAACGTGACTTTAGGTCTCCCTTTCCTTCGGACCTCTGTCGATCACGGCACTGCTTTTGACCTCGCCGGCACCGACCGTGCCGATGAAAGTAGTCTATTAGCCGCTATTAATCTAGCGGCTGCTCTTTCATAAAAGAACCGGTTCTTTTGACGGCAAACTGAAGAAAGTGTATTTTTACCTTAGTGGGATCCTATCATTACCCACAAATGGTAAAGACTACCAAACTTAAACCCGTCATTCCGCTCGGGGGAATGACGAAGCCTTAAACTGAAATGGTTGTCTGATGAAAAAAATGCCGATGCGCAAGCGTTTTGGTCAGCACTTTCTCCATGATTCCTTTGTTTTGCAGAAAATCGTCAGTGCGATCCATCCCCAAAAGACGGATACTCTCGTGGAAATTGGACCGGGTCGTGGGGCGTTGACGGATTATTTATTAACGGAATGCGACAATTTGGCATTGGTTGAAATTGACCGGGATTTGGTTGCTTTTTTGCAAAAGAAATATAATCAACAAAAAAATATAACGATTTATCAAAACGACGCTTTACAATTTGATTTCTCATCCGTAAAAACGGATAAGCCCCTTCGTGTTGTCGGCAATTTGCCTTATAACATTTCAACGCCGTTGCTCTTTCATTTGTTTTCTCAAATACATTGCATTGAAGATATGCATTTTATGCTGCAAAAAGAAGTGGTCAGGCGAATTACAGCTGAGGTGGGGAGTCACGATTACGGGCGTCTCAGTGTAATGGCTCAATATTTTTGCGACAACACTTATCTCTTCACCGTGTCACCTCAAGCATTTACCCCGCCGCCACGAGTGGAGTCAGCTATTATCCGCTTGATCCCTCGCCACAATTTTACGCCGGTCGCCAAAAACTTGGATCAATTGAGTCATGTTGTGAAAGAAGCCTTTAGCTACCGTCGAAAAACGGTTGGCAATGCGCTTAAAAAATTAATAAACCCATCGCAGTGGCCGTTGCTTGAAATTAACCCACAATTACGGCCTCAAGAATTAACAGTGGAAGATTTTGTTAAAATCAGTAATATATTAAACTAAAAACATATTCCAGCAATTCTCATTTTGGCTTTGAGACTTTTAAAAGCACGTCGTCCCGCGGTCAAGCCGCGCAAAATTAGAATTGCTGGACATATTAGGAGTCTGTTGAGAGATGCACTACAAACATATATTAGCCGCCATCGACCTTTCTCCACGCAGTCAAGAAGTCATCGACCGCGCCGCGGAAGTTGCGGCAAGTAATAACGCCACACTGGATGTCGTTCATGTAATAGAACATTCACCCGTTGCTTACGGCGGTGAATTTTCTATTCCGATTAACGTGAATTTAGAACAAACGATCGAATCCGAAGCCCGAAAAGCCTTGACTGAACTTTGCCATACCGTGAAGGTCCCCTCTGAAAGACAACACACATTAAGCGGTGTTGTAAAACACATGGTGATCGAACTGGCCGAAAAATTAAACATCGACCTCATCGTCGTAGGCACCCATGGCCACCACGGCCTGGATAAATTATTAGGCTCCCGAGCCAATGCCATTTTACATGTAGCCACTTGCGATGTGCTTGCGGTGTGGATGAAGGAATAACATTAATTCTGATCTGAATTGATGATTTACTTTACGTTTTAACGTATGATACAACTGTAACGGATATGGAAATGAAGGGAAAGTGGATATGGAACAAAATCTACCTCTTATTTTTTCTTTATTTTCACCTAATCTATTAATTTCAATTATTAACAAAAGGAGCTTGAAATGAAAAAATTGATTCTATCAGCTACCATTGCCACTTCTTTAGTTGCTTTGCCGTTTTCTGGGATAGCGTTTAATAATCCTTTTTCACAATTGGTGAGAAATGCTATAAATCCACAATACCAAGATTGTGGCAAAACTACCGATCCTGGTTTTTGTCATTGCTTCACTGACGCCTTATTGACAGGATGCCAACATGCACCGATACATCCTAAATGCACCCCTGACGCCATCAAAAAAGAAATCGATGCTATGCGCGCGCAAGGTAAGACCTATGAACAAATATGTCGACTAGAGCATTCTCCTGTAGATCCCACTGTATGTGCTGAAGATTTGCAATATTGGCATGATAATTATTCAACATGTAATAAACCATAATTAGCCACAACCCTGGCGACTTTTAATCGCTAGGGTTTTTTATATTGTTATTTGAGATTAAAATTTACATGTATAGAAAAATTATTTCGCAATTTATTTCTTTACTTTTTTTACTTCTAATTAATTTTGCTAGTAAAGCAAACTCCATCCAAACATACGATTTCCCTTCAATTTGGCGCACCCATCCATTCTATATTGGCCTTAGTTTAGGTTACGGAAGCACTGATTGGAGTCAACTAGTCGCGAAGGGTACACCCATGGAAATTCCTTTGCTTGCCGTTTCTACACCAATCAGCGCCGGCGATCGAGGATTTTTATATGGATTTGTAGCTGGTTATGAGCTCCAACCTCATTTTGCTATAGAATTAAATTATACACGCTTCCCTAACACAACCGTTGTATTTGATCCTGATTTTTATACAATTAAGCCCATCGTCTCCATGCGCTCTTTTACGTATGCTTATAACCTTGTAGGTAAATTTATGGCTCAGTTAGGCGAAAGTGGATTTCGTGGTTTCGCCAATGCTGGAGCTTCATTTACCCACCGAAATGACCTTCTCGTTAAGGGTGCGCACATTTGTCCCACTTTCGGTGTTGGTATTAACTATGTATTCATTAAGCGAATTATGCTTGAAATGGGTTTTCAATATTATGCAGGATATGGAAAAGCAGTGATAAACCCTGGTGTTAATTATGTTCCCTTCCTTTACGCCCTAACCCTCAAACTAGCGTACCGTTTTTGAACATATTGCGTTGGCGCATTCTTTCTCGTAACCTAATGATAATTCACTAATGGAAACAATTTCATGAATGATGAAACAGTTGAAAATACGTTGGTTAAAGCTATTCTCGATGACCGCCGCGCCGAGCGTCGATGGCGGAATGTTCGGTTTGCGGGTTGGATGTTTATTTTATTGTTATTCGCCATATTAATTTTCGCGCCTTCTTCGTCGGAATTAGAAGCGCGGCGGGGTGATGGTGCTTATGTGTCGTTAGTGAGAATGAATGGGACAATCATGTCGAACACGACCTTTTCTGCGCTTCGTGTTGTCCCTGAATTAAGAAAAGCCTTTGCAGACAAAAATTCTAAAGGCGTGGTTTTGTTAATTAACTCTCCCGGCGGAAGCCCCGTTCAGGCCTCGATCATTCGCGATAAAATCATCGAATTAAAAAAACAATACCATAAAAAAGTAGTGGTTGTTGGAGAAGACGAATTGGCTTCTGGGGCGTACTTAGTTTCCACCGGAGCAGACAAAATCTACGTTAACAACGATACCTTAACGGGCTCAATCGGCGTAATCATGGGTGGTTTCGGGTTCGTAGACACTTTAAAAAAAGTCGGGGTGACTCGTCGCTTATTTGTAGCCGGCGACCATAAAGACCGTCTTGATCCTTTTCAACCGGTGAAGCCCGAAGACGTTGAAAAAATCAACAAAGTATTGGCCCAAGTGCACCAAAACTTTATTGACCAAGTTATTCAGGGGCGTGGGAATCGGTTGCATGGCGATCGTCAAGAAATCTTTTCTGGGGATTTTTGGACAGGCAAAGAAGCAGCCCAGCTGGGCGTTGTGGATGGCACTGCTAATTTATGGACCGTGCTCGAGCGAGAATTTGGCGTGAAAGATTACAAAGACTACACCACGCGGGTGTCTTTTCTTCAAGCCTTATTTCATAACACGGCAACGGAGCTTTACTTCCACCTGACAAATGAAACTTCACCTCTTCGCGAGCAGATGCAAGTCGATTAACGAGAAAATGGAATGGATGCTCGGGCTATCAACTCCCGCGAAAAGGCGGATTTAAAATATCCACGTAATACCTATATCATCGGCGATGTTCAAGGGTGCTATCGCGAGTTGCAAGAATTATTGGAGCTTATCCAATTTGATTCGACTAAAGATCGCCTCGGGTTCGTCGGAGATTTAGTTAATCGCGGCCCGAATTCCTTGGAAGTGTTGCGTTTTCTCAAATCGTTGTCTTCCCCTCTGATTGTTCTTGGCAATCATGATTTATACTTATTAATTTTGGGCTATGGTTTAATGCCCGAAGATTCTTACGAACATACCTTACACGCCGTTTTACAAGCGCCCGATAAATTAGAATTATTAGAATGGTTACGCCACTCCCCCCTTATCCGTTATGAAAAATCGCTTTCTGCCGTGTTAGTTCACGCCGGATTACCGCCTCAGTGGAACATTAAAGAAAGTATCCTCCATGCTGAGGAAATTTCCACGGCTTTAAAAGGGCCTCATTACCTCGCTTTTTTGAAAAATTTATTCGGCAATGAACCCTCCCAATGGAAAGAGGATCTCGAAGGACAAGATCGGTTGCGCTACATTTGCAACGCATTCACTCGTATGCGTTTTTGTGATGCCAAGGGCCATCTTGACCTGGAATCCGAAGGAAAAACCAACCAAGCGCCTTCACGCTTTAGACCGTGGTTCGAATGGCGCAACCCCCAAGAAGATAATGTGGATATTGTTTTTGGTCACTGGGCCGCTTTAAACGGCCAATCCAGCGCCCCACATACTCACGCTCTCGACACCGGCTGTGCCTGGGGTTATAAGCTCACTGCGATAAACTTAAAAACCAAAGAACGCTTTTCCGTGCCTTGCCAATCGGCGTTGCGGATGTAACTCGCCGAGTTAATGTACTCATTAAGGATGCTATGCGCGAGCCTTTTTCTGGAAAAGGAAAACCGTCTTTTGAAATTTGAACTATATAAGGATATTGGTCTAGACGGCTCGATCAAGCACATCGATTAGTCCGTAGGTTGGGCTGAGCTTGCGAAGCCCAACAAAAAGAAAGACAACGATGATTATGAAAAGCACGTCAATTACATCGAGCATTCATCGTTATGTTGCTAAAGGTATTTTACCAGCGACTGAGCTTCTGAAGTTTAATGAGATTATTTTATAAATTTTATACTGTTGGGCTTCGCAAACTCAGCCCAACCTACAGGGTGCGATTGAAAGTGTAGGTTTTCAACAAGTAGCCCAATGAAATGGACCCACCCCTTAAAGACGGCGTCATAATGCGCCAACATAGAATTTCTATTTTCAAAAAAAGGAGAAGGTCCATGAAAGATATTAAAATACTGGGTGTTGATATTGCAAAAGATGTTTTTCAACTGTGTGGAATTGATGAGTGGGGTAAAGTGATCTACACGAGACGGGTTAAGCGTGCTCAGTATGTATCCACCGTAGCCAGTCTTAAGGTGGGCTGCGTGGTGATGGAAGCGTGTGGAGGAGCGAACCATTGGTATCGGACGTTTATGGGGATGGGTATCCCAACGCAGTTGATCAGTCCGCAGCACGTCAAACCGTATGTCAAAAGTAACAAGAATGATCGTAACGATGCGCAGGCGATAGCTGAAGCGGCTTCCCGCGCCTCGATGCGGTTTGTGCAGGGTAAAACGGTGGAACAACAAGACGTTCAAGCGCTGTTAAAGATACGCGATCGTTTAGTCAAAAGCCGCACGGCGCTGATCAATGAGATTCGGGGGTTGTTGCAAGAATACGGACTCACGATGGCGCGTGGTGCCAAGCGATTTTATGAAGAGCTCCCGTTGATTTTAGCGAGCGAAGCGGTGGGATTAACACCGCGGATGAAACGGGTGTTGAATTGTTTGTATACCGAATTGTTGAACCGGGACGAAGCGATTGGTGATTACGAGGAGGAATTAAAAGCGGTGGCAAAAGCCAATGAGGATTGTCAACGGGTACAGAGCATCCCGGGGGTGGGTTATTTAACGGCGCTCTCGGTTTATGCGAGCGTGGGTGACATTCATCAATTTCATCGTTCCCGGCAGTTGTCGGCGTTTATTGGGTTGGTCCCTCGACAACATTCGAGTGGGAATAAGGAGGTGTTGTTGGGGATTAGTAAACGCGGCAATGTGATGTTAAGGACGTTATTGATTCATGGCGCCCGTGCGCTATTGCGTCATGTAAAAAATAAAACGGATAAAAAGAGTCTGTGGTTAAAAGCACTCATTGAGCGCCGCGGAATGAATCGCGCTTGTGTGGCGTTAGCGAATAAAAATGCGCCGATCATTTGGGCGCTTTTAACACGCCAAGAAACGTATCGCTGTGGCGCCTAAACACCGCCGTGGGTAAAAAAAAGAATTAACAAAAGGAGACACACCAACCGAGTTCGAAACAATGAGGGCTGATGAAAGTAAGGTAAAACCTGAGGTTGATTAAGCTGATTCATACGGTGGCTCTGTGAAGCCGATAGCCCGATAAGCATCAACCTTGCATAATTCATCAAGGCACCAATGGTGGCCAATTTAAATCGTGATGCCGGATATACGAATGCAACCGCTTTCTTTTCATCAAAACTGATTGTTGACAACAAGGGTGGGTCCATATACGTATGAGCGAAGCGAAATACGGGAAAACAATGATGTCATCTATTGTCCCCGTATTTCGCTTCGCTCATACGGGCTACTTAGCTGTTGGGCTTCGCAAGCTCAGCCCAACCTACAGGTTCCATTGACAGAGTGAATTTTTTACGTTAACTTGTACTTATTTAAGTACATTAACACAGAGACTCACTATGAACGTAGTTACTTTTAGCGAACTCAGGGCGCAACTTAAAAAAATCTTGGATCTTTCCGCCGATCAACACGAACCTGTCGTCGTTAAACGGCCAAATAAAGAAACCATGGTCATTTTATCTTTACGCGACTTTGAGGCTCTAAAAGAAACAGCTTATCTCTTAAGTAACGAAGCTAATGCGGCCCGTCTTCGTCAGTCTATCCGCAGCTTAAAACAAGGCAAGGCACAAAAAAAGAAATTAATGGAAGATTAATGCAAATTTCCTTCACGCCCGAAGCCTGGGAAGATTATTTATATTGGCAAAAATTCGACAAAAAAATGCTTCGACGCATTAATGAACTCATTAAGGATGCTATGCACGAGCCTTTTTCCGGAAAGGGAAAGCCAGAACCTTTAAAATTTGAATTACAAGGATATTGGTCAAGACGATTAGATCAAGAACATCGATTGGTCTACAAAGTTTTAGACGATTCGTTAATGATTATCGCCGCAAGATTTCACTATAATCGCCTTAATTCTAAAAACTGAAAAGGATAAGGATTTTTTTCGTCCCGTTCGTGTTTAATTTGTGAGGTAATTTTCCATTCTTTATCATTCCATTCAGGAAAATAAACATCACCTTCAAAAGAGTGATTGATGATAGTCAAGATCATTTTATCGGCCTTCGGCAACGCCTCTTTGAAAATGCGAGCGCCGCCGATGATTATTACTTCGGGCTCCTTGGTCAATGCGCTCAGTGCGTCATCCAAAGAATAGAAAATATCACAACCTTCAATAATTAAATTTTTTTGCTGCGTAATGACAATATTTCGGCGGTGAGGCAAAGGTTTCCCAATGCTGTCAAACGTCCGTCGGCCCATCACAATCGGCTTGCCGAGCGTAATCGATTTAAAATGGGCTAAATCAGCAGG includes:
- the pdxA gene encoding 4-hydroxythreonine-4-phosphate dehydrogenase PdxA; its protein translation is MKSIAITLGDPAGIGPDILIKLAQHKFSAPLCVIADRDLLANRANRLSLTLPSSLVIQHVPLKKPCLIGKPDPANAEYVLETLRIAATGCQRNDYKAMVTGPVSKAVINEAGIAFTGHTEWLAKLAGVQRTVMLFVTNELKVALYTTHIPLADVPSSLAPSTLKESLQILQKGLQKYFSIPNPRIIICGLNPHAGENGYLGKEEINVIEPVIKALNTEGFLLTGPLPADTAFTPRHSHHADAILALYHDQGLPVVKALGFGQAVNVTLGLPFLRTSVDHGTAFDLAGTDRADESSLLAAINLAAALS
- the rsmA gene encoding 16S rRNA (adenine(1518)-N(6)/adenine(1519)-N(6))-dimethyltransferase RsmA; the encoded protein is MKKMPMRKRFGQHFLHDSFVLQKIVSAIHPQKTDTLVEIGPGRGALTDYLLTECDNLALVEIDRDLVAFLQKKYNQQKNITIYQNDALQFDFSSVKTDKPLRVVGNLPYNISTPLLFHLFSQIHCIEDMHFMLQKEVVRRITAEVGSHDYGRLSVMAQYFCDNTYLFTVSPQAFTPPPRVESAIIRLIPRHNFTPVAKNLDQLSHVVKEAFSYRRKTVGNALKKLINPSQWPLLEINPQLRPQELTVEDFVKISNILN
- a CDS encoding universal stress protein encodes the protein MHYKHILAAIDLSPRSQEVIDRAAEVAASNNATLDVVHVIEHSPVAYGGEFSIPINVNLEQTIESEARKALTELCHTVKVPSERQHTLSGVVKHMVIELAEKLNIDLIVVGTHGHHGLDKLLGSRANAILHVATCDVLAVWMKE
- a CDS encoding outer membrane beta-barrel protein; this encodes MLFEIKIYMYRKIISQFISLLFLLLINFASKANSIQTYDFPSIWRTHPFYIGLSLGYGSTDWSQLVAKGTPMEIPLLAVSTPISAGDRGFLYGFVAGYELQPHFAIELNYTRFPNTTVVFDPDFYTIKPIVSMRSFTYAYNLVGKFMAQLGESGFRGFANAGASFTHRNDLLVKGAHICPTFGVGINYVFIKRIMLEMGFQYYAGYGKAVINPGVNYVPFLYALTLKLAYRF
- a CDS encoding S49 family peptidase — its product is MNDETVENTLVKAILDDRRAERRWRNVRFAGWMFILLLFAILIFAPSSSELEARRGDGAYVSLVRMNGTIMSNTTFSALRVVPELRKAFADKNSKGVVLLINSPGGSPVQASIIRDKIIELKKQYHKKVVVVGEDELASGAYLVSTGADKIYVNNDTLTGSIGVIMGGFGFVDTLKKVGVTRRLFVAGDHKDRLDPFQPVKPEDVEKINKVLAQVHQNFIDQVIQGRGNRLHGDRQEIFSGDFWTGKEAAQLGVVDGTANLWTVLEREFGVKDYKDYTTRVSFLQALFHNTATELYFHLTNETSPLREQMQVD
- a CDS encoding symmetrical bis(5'-nucleosyl)-tetraphosphatase translates to MDARAINSREKADLKYPRNTYIIGDVQGCYRELQELLELIQFDSTKDRLGFVGDLVNRGPNSLEVLRFLKSLSSPLIVLGNHDLYLLILGYGLMPEDSYEHTLHAVLQAPDKLELLEWLRHSPLIRYEKSLSAVLVHAGLPPQWNIKESILHAEEISTALKGPHYLAFLKNLFGNEPSQWKEDLEGQDRLRYICNAFTRMRFCDAKGHLDLESEGKTNQAPSRFRPWFEWRNPQEDNVDIVFGHWAALNGQSSAPHTHALDTGCAWGYKLTAINLKTKERFSVPCQSALRM
- a CDS encoding IS110-like element IS1111A family transposase, whose translation is MKDIKILGVDIAKDVFQLCGIDEWGKVIYTRRVKRAQYVSTVASLKVGCVVMEACGGANHWYRTFMGMGIPTQLISPQHVKPYVKSNKNDRNDAQAIAEAASRASMRFVQGKTVEQQDVQALLKIRDRLVKSRTALINEIRGLLQEYGLTMARGAKRFYEELPLILASEAVGLTPRMKRVLNCLYTELLNRDEAIGDYEEELKAVAKANEDCQRVQSIPGVGYLTALSVYASVGDIHQFHRSRQLSAFIGLVPRQHSSGNKEVLLGISKRGNVMLRTLLIHGARALLRHVKNKTDKKSLWLKALIERRGMNRACVALANKNAPIIWALLTRQETYRCGA
- a CDS encoding type II toxin-antitoxin system Phd/YefM family antitoxin; translated protein: MNVVTFSELRAQLKKILDLSADQHEPVVVKRPNKETMVILSLRDFEALKETAYLLSNEANAARLRQSIRSLKQGKAQKKKLMED
- a CDS encoding Txe/YoeB family addiction module toxin, which gives rise to MQISFTPEAWEDYLYWQKFDKKMLRRINELIKDAMHEPFSGKGKPEPLKFELQGYWSRRLDQEHRLVYKVLDDSLMIIAARFHYNRLNSKN
- a CDS encoding dihydrofolate reductase — its product is MIITLIAAMDKNRLIGRNNELPWHLPADLAHFKSITLGKPIVMGRRTFDSIGKPLPHRRNIVITQQKNLIIEGCDIFYSLDDALSALTKEPEVIIIGGARIFKEALPKADKMILTIINHSFEGDVYFPEWNDKEWKITSQIKHERDEKNPYPFQFLELRRL